The following proteins are encoded in a genomic region of Hoeflea phototrophica DFL-43:
- a CDS encoding Mth938-like domain-containing protein, with translation MGQGIEIREAHFPGRSGIDAYGNGGFRFADMSHRGSILCLPSGIYGWDAVEGDVLDIKLFERVLAEAADIEFLLVGTGLSIRPLPAELKTALRGANVSSDPMSTGAAVRTFNVMLAESRAVAAALIAV, from the coding sequence GTGGGCCAGGGTATCGAGATTCGCGAAGCTCATTTCCCGGGCCGGTCCGGCATCGATGCCTATGGCAATGGCGGGTTCCGTTTTGCCGACATGTCGCACCGCGGCTCGATCCTTTGCCTGCCTTCGGGCATCTATGGCTGGGACGCTGTGGAAGGTGACGTGCTCGATATCAAGCTTTTCGAACGGGTTCTGGCCGAAGCTGCCGACATCGAGTTTCTGCTGGTCGGGACGGGACTGTCGATCAGACCATTGCCGGCGGAGCTGAAGACAGCGCTTCGCGGTGCCAATGTGTCTTCTGATCCGATGAGCACCGGAGCGGCGGTGCGGACCTTCAATGTGATGCTGGCCGAATCGCGCGCGGTGGCCGCCGCGCTGATTGCCGTCTGA
- a CDS encoding phytoene/squalene synthase family protein translates to MAGAGLSQSQSTELRRSRFEALRAVDIDRYLALLLVPEAAQDDIATLLLFNAEIAAIRDRIREPLPGEIRLQWWREVLDGERLGEAEAHPLASQLLELIARRRLPLSPLAGMCEARVFDLYDDPMPDRSSYEGYAGETASALLQLSAFLLDADASAKTATASGHAGVAQAVAGHLMLLPISQARGQVFIPGDLLAATGLDRDSLLAGENRKAIDAAVRAFAGFGRDHLSKAHDALRDVASEMRPAYLPMALVEPVLKRAETLGSGCMETSPRPSQWRRQWRLWRAARSGRI, encoded by the coding sequence ATGGCCGGCGCCGGTCTCTCGCAAAGTCAGTCAACCGAACTCAGGCGGTCGCGATTCGAAGCGCTTCGCGCGGTCGATATCGACCGGTATCTGGCGCTCTTGCTGGTGCCGGAGGCTGCTCAGGACGACATCGCAACGCTGCTGCTGTTCAATGCCGAGATTGCCGCAATCCGTGACCGGATCCGCGAACCGTTGCCGGGAGAAATCCGCTTGCAATGGTGGCGCGAAGTGCTGGACGGCGAACGCCTTGGGGAAGCCGAAGCGCATCCGTTGGCGTCGCAGCTGCTTGAGCTGATCGCGCGCCGCCGACTGCCGCTTTCGCCACTTGCCGGCATGTGCGAAGCGCGGGTGTTCGACCTCTATGACGATCCGATGCCCGACCGCTCCAGCTATGAGGGCTATGCCGGTGAGACCGCATCAGCCTTGTTGCAGCTTTCCGCATTCCTTCTCGATGCGGATGCCTCGGCAAAGACTGCAACGGCCAGCGGACATGCGGGGGTGGCGCAGGCCGTGGCCGGGCATTTGATGCTGTTGCCGATCAGCCAGGCACGCGGGCAGGTGTTCATCCCCGGGGATCTGCTGGCGGCGACCGGGCTTGACCGCGACAGCCTGCTCGCCGGTGAGAACAGGAAGGCCATTGACGCGGCGGTTCGCGCTTTTGCGGGTTTTGGCCGTGATCACCTTTCAAAGGCGCATGACGCCCTGCGCGATGTTGCTTCCGAAATGCGCCCGGCTTATCTGCCGATGGCGCTGGTTGAGCCTGTGCTCAAACGGGCGGAAACACTCGGATCCGGCTGTATGGAAACGTCGCCACGTCCGTCGCAATGGCGGCGGCAGTGGCGGCTGTGGCGCGCAGCCCGCAGCGGACGCATCTGA
- a CDS encoding sterol desaturase family protein: protein MPDLKDFPDVTQLAIPFFVIAILLELVVIRFLKRRGDYETRDTLTSLLMGVGNVVSGLLLGFIAFGVLMWAWEFRIMDLGTSWWVIALCFVLDDLRYYWYHRIAHRCRWVWAEHVNHHSSQHYNLSTALRQSWTGTFTGMFILRIPLALLGFHPVLLLFVGGLNLVYQFWIHTEVIGKMWKPIEAIFNTPSHHRVHHATNPRYLDSNYAGTLIIWDRMFGTFVPELDEDMPHYGIVKNIGTFNPVKVAFHEWTDMFKDAFQPGLSVTERLAYLFAPPGWSHDGSRKDSEALKADYVALNPDAAGMPGLPALEAATGVRRVAPAQ, encoded by the coding sequence ATGCCTGACCTCAAGGACTTTCCGGATGTCACGCAGCTGGCGATTCCGTTCTTTGTGATCGCGATTCTGCTTGAGTTGGTGGTGATCCGATTTCTCAAGCGCCGCGGTGACTACGAAACCCGTGACACGCTGACATCATTGCTGATGGGCGTGGGAAATGTGGTCTCCGGCCTGCTGCTCGGCTTCATCGCCTTCGGCGTGCTGATGTGGGCCTGGGAGTTCCGGATCATGGATCTGGGCACCTCCTGGTGGGTGATTGCCTTGTGTTTCGTACTCGATGACCTGCGTTACTACTGGTACCACCGCATCGCGCACAGGTGCCGCTGGGTCTGGGCGGAGCACGTCAATCACCATTCCTCGCAGCACTACAATCTCTCCACCGCGCTGCGCCAGAGCTGGACGGGCACATTCACGGGAATGTTTATCCTGCGGATTCCGCTTGCGCTTCTCGGGTTTCATCCTGTGTTGCTGCTGTTCGTCGGGGGGCTGAACCTTGTCTACCAGTTCTGGATCCACACCGAGGTGATCGGAAAAATGTGGAAGCCGATTGAGGCGATCTTCAACACGCCCTCGCATCACCGGGTGCACCATGCCACCAATCCGCGCTATCTTGATTCAAACTATGCCGGCACGCTGATCATCTGGGACAGGATGTTTGGCACGTTCGTGCCCGAACTCGACGAAGACATGCCACATTACGGCATCGTCAAGAACATCGGCACGTTCAATCCCGTGAAGGTTGCGTTTCACGAATGGACAGACATGTTCAAGGATGCATTTCAGCCAGGGCTGTCGGTGACCGAAAGGCTTGCCTATCTGTTCGCCCCACCTGGCTGGAGCCATGACGGCTCACGCAAGGATTCGGAGGCGCTCAAGGCCGATTATGTCGCGCTCAACCCTGACGCTGCGGGAATGCCCGGGCTTCCGGCGCTTGAGGCTGCCACGGGCGTCCGCCGGGTTGCGCCAGCACAATAA
- the trmFO gene encoding methylenetetrahydrofolate--tRNA-(uracil(54)-C(5))-methyltransferase (FADH(2)-oxidizing) TrmFO, protein MNKSDTSNSPIHVIGGGLAGSEAAWQIARRGLPVVLHEMRPVRGTDAHKTDSLAELVCSNSFRSDDAENNAVGVIHAEMRMAGSLIMKCADANQVPAGGALAVDREGFARAVTDAIEAEPLITIAREEVSGLPPAEWDQTIIATGPLTAPDLAEAIRAETGKDALAFFDAIAPIIHTDSIDMSVCWFQSRYDKVGPGGTGKDYINCPMDKDQYDAFIDALIAGDVTGFKEWEGTPYFDGCLPIEIMAERGRETLRHGPMKPMGLTNAHQPDIKPYAVVQLRQDNALGTLYNMVGFQTKLKYGAQAEIIRMIPGLENAEFARLGGLHRNTYLNSPLLLDGSLQLRSRPGLRFAGQITGCEGYVESAAMGLLAGRFAAAERNGELLAPPPPTTAFGALLNHITGGHILSDDEPGKRSFQPMNVNFGLFPPLDPGAIVRPEGGGRFRGKDKARAKKQALARRALTDFGTWLDQPGIRDAAE, encoded by the coding sequence CCATTCATGTCATCGGCGGTGGCCTGGCAGGCTCTGAAGCCGCCTGGCAGATTGCCCGGCGCGGACTGCCGGTTGTCCTGCACGAAATGCGGCCCGTGCGCGGCACCGATGCACACAAGACCGACAGTCTTGCCGAACTGGTCTGCTCGAACTCGTTTCGTTCCGATGATGCCGAGAACAATGCGGTGGGCGTCATCCATGCGGAAATGCGCATGGCAGGCTCGCTGATCATGAAATGTGCCGACGCCAACCAGGTGCCGGCCGGTGGCGCGCTTGCAGTTGACCGTGAAGGCTTCGCCCGGGCGGTCACCGACGCGATCGAGGCCGAGCCTTTGATCACCATTGCCCGGGAGGAAGTCTCGGGATTGCCACCGGCTGAGTGGGACCAGACCATCATTGCCACCGGCCCTCTCACGGCGCCTGACCTCGCCGAGGCCATACGGGCGGAAACCGGCAAGGATGCGCTGGCCTTCTTCGACGCGATCGCTCCGATCATCCACACCGATTCCATCGACATGTCGGTGTGCTGGTTCCAGTCGCGCTATGACAAGGTCGGCCCCGGCGGCACTGGCAAGGACTACATCAATTGTCCGATGGACAAGGATCAATATGACGCCTTTATCGATGCGCTGATCGCAGGCGACGTCACCGGCTTCAAAGAATGGGAAGGCACGCCCTATTTTGATGGCTGCCTGCCGATCGAGATCATGGCCGAGCGCGGCCGCGAAACACTGCGCCACGGCCCGATGAAGCCGATGGGCCTGACCAATGCGCACCAGCCGGACATCAAGCCCTATGCGGTGGTCCAGCTGCGCCAGGACAATGCGCTGGGCACGCTCTACAACATGGTCGGTTTCCAGACGAAACTGAAATACGGCGCGCAGGCCGAGATCATCCGCATGATTCCAGGCCTGGAGAACGCCGAGTTCGCCCGGCTGGGTGGCCTGCACCGCAACACCTACCTGAACTCGCCGCTGTTGCTTGACGGCAGCCTGCAACTCAGGAGCCGCCCCGGGCTTCGCTTTGCCGGACAGATCACAGGCTGCGAAGGTTATGTCGAAAGTGCAGCCATGGGACTGCTTGCCGGCCGTTTCGCCGCAGCAGAGCGCAATGGCGAACTCCTGGCCCCGCCGCCGCCGACAACCGCCTTCGGAGCGCTGCTCAACCACATCACCGGCGGACACATTCTCAGCGACGATGAACCGGGCAAGCGTTCGTTCCAGCCGATGAATGTCAATTTCGGCCTTTTCCCGCCACTCGACCCCGGCGCCATTGTCCGCCCCGAAGGCGGCGGCCGTTTTCGCGGCAAGGACAAGGCAAGAGCAAAAAAGCAGGCGCTGGCTCGCCGCGCTCTCACAGATTTTGGCACATGGTTGGATCAACCCGGCATTCGCGACGCAGCCGAATAG